The Mesobacillus jeotgali genome window below encodes:
- the asnB gene encoding asparagine synthase (glutamine-hydrolyzing): MCGFIGCVHENAQEFSGDDKQLFKNMNDIITHRGPDDDGYFYDEHIQFGFRRLSIIDLEAGHQPLTYENERYWIIFNGEIYNYLELREELIEEGLSFETHSDTEVIIALYSHLKEQAVDKLRGMFAFVIWDKQEQVLYGARDHFGIKPFFYFEDGDRTFFGSEKKSILLALENDILDYKALQHYLTYQFVPEPNTMSEGIYKLEPGHYFTKKIGSPMEIKRYWKASFSPIHKTEDEFTKEIRDVLFDSVKIHMRSDVPVGSFLSGGIDSSIIASIAKQYHPGIKTFSVGFEQNGFSEIDVAKETADRLGVENISYVISPQEYMDELPKIMWHMDDPLADPAAIPLYFVAREARKHVTVVLSGEGADELFGGYNIYREPQDLEMFNKIPQAGKVMLKGIAKMMPEGMKGKSFIERGVTPMEERYIGNAKMFTEKEKSELLHVYNGQYDYRDITKPLYRESRGYDPVDTMQYIDIHTWMRGDILLKADKMTMAHSLELRVPFLDKMVFETASKIPTSLKTANNTTKYILRKAAEGVVPDHVLTRKKLGFPVPIRHWLKNEMNEWAKNIIKESNTEHLINKSYLLKLLDDHCQNKADNSRKIWTVLMFMMWHDVYVEKKYSFQKEYEAQKVLQS; encoded by the coding sequence ATGTGTGGCTTTATCGGTTGTGTACATGAAAATGCACAGGAATTCAGCGGCGATGATAAGCAGCTTTTTAAAAATATGAATGACATCATCACCCATCGCGGTCCTGATGATGATGGATATTTCTATGATGAACATATCCAATTCGGCTTCCGCCGCCTGAGTATCATTGACCTTGAGGCTGGCCATCAGCCATTGACCTATGAAAATGAGCGCTACTGGATCATTTTCAACGGGGAAATCTACAACTACCTTGAGCTTCGCGAAGAGTTGATTGAAGAAGGATTGAGCTTCGAAACTCATTCGGATACTGAAGTCATCATTGCCCTTTACAGCCATCTAAAAGAGCAGGCTGTCGACAAGCTGCGCGGAATGTTCGCGTTTGTCATCTGGGATAAACAGGAGCAAGTTCTTTACGGTGCGCGTGACCATTTCGGTATCAAGCCTTTCTTCTACTTTGAAGATGGCGACCGCACGTTCTTTGGTTCCGAGAAAAAGAGCATCCTGCTGGCGCTGGAAAACGATATCCTTGACTACAAGGCACTGCAGCACTATTTGACGTATCAGTTCGTACCAGAACCTAATACAATGTCAGAAGGCATCTACAAGCTTGAGCCGGGGCATTATTTTACAAAGAAAATCGGTTCGCCGATGGAAATCAAGCGTTACTGGAAAGCGAGCTTCTCGCCAATCCACAAAACCGAGGATGAATTCACGAAGGAAATCAGGGACGTCCTGTTCGATTCTGTGAAAATCCATATGCGCAGTGATGTGCCGGTTGGTTCTTTCCTTTCCGGCGGAATTGATTCCTCGATCATCGCGTCGATTGCAAAGCAATACCATCCTGGAATCAAGACATTCTCTGTTGGTTTTGAGCAGAATGGATTCAGCGAAATTGATGTCGCGAAGGAAACGGCTGATCGACTTGGTGTGGAAAACATCAGCTATGTAATCAGTCCGCAGGAATACATGGATGAATTGCCGAAAATCATGTGGCATATGGATGACCCGCTTGCGGATCCGGCAGCTATACCTTTGTATTTCGTTGCCCGTGAAGCAAGAAAGCATGTAACGGTTGTTCTATCAGGAGAAGGTGCGGATGAACTGTTCGGCGGATATAATATCTACCGTGAACCGCAGGATCTTGAGATGTTCAACAAAATCCCTCAAGCAGGGAAGGTTATGCTGAAAGGCATCGCGAAAATGATGCCAGAGGGAATGAAGGGGAAAAGCTTCATTGAACGCGGCGTGACGCCAATGGAAGAGCGCTATATCGGCAATGCGAAGATGTTCACTGAAAAAGAGAAGAGCGAGCTGCTCCACGTATATAACGGCCAGTATGATTACAGGGATATCACAAAGCCTCTTTACAGAGAGAGCAGAGGATATGACCCGGTTGATACAATGCAATATATCGATATCCATACATGGATGCGAGGCGACATTTTATTAAAAGCTGATAAAATGACAATGGCTCATTCACTTGAGCTTCGTGTTCCATTCCTGGATAAAATGGTTTTCGAAACAGCTTCGAAGATTCCGACAAGCCTGAAGACGGCTAACAATACAACAAAGTATATTTTACGTAAAGCAGCTGAGGGTGTGGTTCCTGACCACGTGTTAACCCGCAAGAAGCTTGGCTTCCCGGTGCCGATTCGCCACTGGCTGAAGAACGAAATGAACGAATGGGCAAAGAATATCATCAAGGAAAGCAACACAGAACATCTCATCAATAAGTCATATCTATTGAAACTATTGGATGACCACTGCCAGAACAAAGCGGACAACAGCCGCAAAATCTGGACTGTGTTGATGTTCATGATGTGGCATGACGTATATGTCGAAAAAAAATACTCCTTCCAGAAGGAGTATGAGGCCCAGAAAGTATTGCAGTCTTAA
- the metK gene encoding methionine adenosyltransferase, protein MSNKRRLFTSESVTEGHPDKICDQISDAILDAILAKDANARVAAETSVTTGLVLVAGEITTSTYVDIPKIVRETVKEIGYTRAKYGFDSETCAVLTSIDEQSADIAMGVDQALEAREGQMSDAEIEAIGAGDQGLMFGFACNETKELMPLPISLAHKLSRRLTEVRKEEILPYLRPDGKTQVTVEYDENDKPVRIDTIVISTQHHPEVSLEQIQRNLKEHVINPVVPAELIDENTKYFINPTGRFVIGGPQGDAGLTGRKIIVDTYGGYARHGGGAFSGKDPTKVDRSAAYAARYVAKNIVAAGLAEKVEVQLAYAIGVARPVSISIDTFGTGKVSEDVLIDVVESNFDLRPAGIINMLDLRKPIYKQTAAYGHFGRSDVDLPWERTDKAETLRTQALEK, encoded by the coding sequence ATGTCAAACAAACGCCGTTTGTTCACTTCTGAATCAGTAACAGAAGGCCATCCGGATAAAATTTGCGACCAGATTTCTGACGCGATTTTGGATGCGATCCTTGCAAAAGATGCTAATGCACGTGTTGCTGCTGAAACATCAGTTACGACAGGCCTTGTACTAGTTGCAGGCGAAATCACTACATCTACATACGTAGATATTCCGAAGATTGTCCGTGAAACAGTCAAGGAGATCGGCTACACTCGCGCGAAGTATGGTTTCGACTCTGAAACTTGCGCAGTGTTGACTTCCATTGACGAGCAGTCTGCAGACATCGCTATGGGTGTTGACCAGGCTCTTGAAGCACGTGAAGGACAAATGTCCGATGCAGAAATCGAAGCAATCGGCGCTGGCGACCAGGGCTTGATGTTCGGTTTTGCATGTAATGAAACAAAAGAGCTTATGCCTCTTCCAATTTCATTGGCTCACAAGCTTTCCCGCCGCCTGACTGAAGTGCGTAAGGAAGAAATCCTTCCATACCTTCGTCCGGACGGTAAAACTCAGGTAACGGTTGAATACGATGAAAACGACAAGCCTGTCCGCATCGATACGATTGTTATCTCAACTCAGCACCATCCTGAAGTTTCGCTTGAGCAAATCCAGCGCAACCTTAAGGAACATGTCATCAACCCTGTCGTACCGGCAGAGCTGATTGATGAAAACACAAAATACTTCATCAACCCAACTGGCCGTTTCGTAATCGGCGGACCACAGGGTGATGCAGGTCTTACTGGCCGTAAAATCATCGTTGATACTTATGGCGGATATGCTCGCCACGGCGGAGGCGCATTCTCCGGTAAGGATCCTACAAAAGTTGACCGTTCAGCTGCATACGCTGCCCGTTACGTTGCGAAGAACATCGTAGCTGCCGGCCTTGCTGAAAAAGTTGAAGTTCAGCTTGCATACGCAATCGGTGTTGCCCGTCCGGTATCCATCTCCATCGATACTTTCGGAACAGGCAAAGTAAGCGAAGACGTATTGATCGATGTTGTTGAAAGCAACTTCGACCTTCGCCCTGCTGGAATCATCAATATGCTTGACCTGCGCAAGCCAATCTATAAGCAGACAGCTGCTTACGGACACTTTGGCCGTTCTGACGTTGACCTTCCATGGGAGCGCACAGACAAGGCTGAGACACTTCGCACTCAGGCACTAGAAAAATAA
- a CDS encoding cytochrome c maturation protein CcmE — protein MSKNKKIVMGLGLAAVAFVIMMFSTMPSAGSKEITIADLSKNGSKYEGDYIMTQGLLNKESVQWDADKLELRFELYEEDQGTLQVFHKGIKPDNFSEDVIVLVEGFIQKDGVFEAEKVQTKCPTKYEGEDMENYDAEMHKEMYKNDKPE, from the coding sequence ATGTCCAAAAATAAAAAAATCGTAATGGGTTTGGGTCTTGCGGCAGTCGCGTTCGTGATCATGATGTTTTCAACGATGCCTAGTGCGGGAAGCAAGGAAATCACGATCGCTGACCTCAGCAAGAATGGTTCGAAATATGAAGGCGATTATATTATGACTCAGGGCCTGCTCAATAAAGAGTCAGTACAATGGGATGCTGACAAGCTTGAACTCCGATTTGAACTTTACGAGGAAGACCAGGGAACGCTTCAAGTATTCCATAAAGGCATCAAGCCGGATAACTTCTCAGAGGATGTCATCGTCCTTGTGGAAGGTTTTATCCAAAAAGACGGAGTGTTCGAAGCAGAAAAAGTACAGACCAAATGCCCGACAAAATATGAAGGCGAAGACATGGAGAACTATGATGCCGAAATGCATAAGGAAATGTACAAAAATGACAAGCCGGAATAA
- a CDS encoding tetraprenyl-beta-curcumene synthase family protein encodes MMIPSMPISLMYRVYRQVLPQVHRELAYWKSRAEEIPNPELRRQALASIEHKTFHCEGGAILSLTAKKQYQQAIRFIVAYQTISDYLDNLCDRSTSLDPVDFSALHESMADAIDIDNQLKNYYREREDQNDGGYLIELVTVCREVLGELDQYHEIKQHLQELCDYYCDLQIHKHVEVTERVPRLQSWFDGHREGMPEMEWYEFSACTGSTLGIFCLVSYALRDDFKPEYADSIRNGYFPYIQGLHILLDYFIDQEEDREGGDLNFCFYYENEEALFERLQHFVENADHHTARLPHRKFHKLINRGLLGVYLSDEKVRRQERIRKLAREMIKTAGPVSYFFYINGRAYRSLQRWVPSGVVKAFIK; translated from the coding sequence ATGATGATTCCATCGATGCCCATCAGTTTGATGTACCGTGTATACCGACAAGTCCTGCCTCAGGTCCATCGTGAGCTGGCATATTGGAAGAGCAGGGCTGAGGAAATCCCGAATCCTGAATTAAGAAGGCAGGCATTGGCCAGTATCGAGCACAAGACCTTCCATTGTGAGGGTGGGGCAATTTTAAGCCTGACCGCGAAAAAACAATATCAGCAGGCAATCCGGTTCATTGTCGCATACCAGACAATCAGTGATTATCTAGACAATCTATGTGACCGCAGCACGTCATTGGACCCGGTCGATTTCTCAGCATTGCATGAATCAATGGCAGATGCCATAGACATTGACAATCAGCTGAAAAATTATTACCGCGAACGGGAAGACCAGAATGATGGCGGGTATTTGATCGAGTTAGTGACTGTTTGCCGTGAAGTCCTCGGTGAGCTTGATCAGTATCATGAGATCAAGCAGCATCTCCAGGAGCTTTGTGATTATTACTGTGACTTGCAGATTCACAAGCATGTGGAGGTTACCGAACGAGTTCCACGGCTGCAATCTTGGTTCGACGGACATCGTGAAGGGATGCCGGAAATGGAATGGTATGAGTTCTCTGCCTGTACCGGTTCGACGCTCGGCATCTTTTGCCTCGTCTCCTATGCGCTTCGCGATGATTTCAAACCTGAATACGCTGATAGCATCCGCAATGGCTATTTTCCATACATACAAGGGCTGCATATTTTGCTCGATTATTTCATCGATCAGGAAGAGGACAGGGAAGGCGGCGATCTGAACTTCTGCTTCTATTATGAAAATGAAGAAGCATTATTCGAGCGGCTGCAGCATTTCGTGGAAAACGCCGACCATCACACGGCCCGATTGCCGCATCGGAAATTCCACAAACTGATCAACCGCGGACTGCTAGGGGTTTATCTCTCCGATGAAAAAGTACGGCGGCAGGAGCGGATCAGGAAGCTGGCAAGGGAAATGATCAAAACAGCCGGCCCCGTCAGCTACTTCTTTTATATCAATGGACGAGCCTATCGGTCATTGCAGAGGTGGGTACCTTCAGGGGTTGTGAAGGCGTTTATAAAGTAG
- a CDS encoding TIGR01212 family radical SAM protein (This family includes YhcC from E. coli K-12, an uncharacterized radical SAM protein.), producing the protein MIQTNPFHYATDDKRYHTWNYHLRNHFGHKVFKVALDGGFDCPNRDGTVAHGGCTFCSAAGSGDFAGDRVEDLGTQFKKIKEKMHTKWKDGKYMAYFQAFTNTHAPVEVLREKYETVLNEEGVVGLSIATRPDCLPDDVVEYLAELNERTYLWVELGLQTVHEKTASLINRAHDYETYKEGVDKLRKHGIRVCSHIINGLPQETPEMMMETAQEVAKLDVQGIKIHLLHLLKGTPMVKQYEKGLLQFLNFEDYVKLVCDQLEILPPEMIIHRITGDGPIELMVGPMWSVNKWEVLNAIDRELKRRDSWQGKFYTGNKVVIKNEA; encoded by the coding sequence ATGATTCAGACCAACCCTTTTCACTACGCAACAGATGATAAACGATACCATACATGGAATTACCATTTACGTAACCACTTTGGCCACAAGGTTTTCAAAGTGGCGCTAGATGGCGGATTTGATTGTCCCAACCGTGACGGCACGGTAGCCCACGGCGGCTGTACTTTTTGCAGTGCAGCTGGCTCAGGGGATTTTGCCGGTGACAGAGTAGAAGATCTCGGCACGCAATTCAAAAAGATAAAAGAAAAAATGCACACGAAATGGAAAGATGGCAAGTATATGGCTTACTTCCAGGCTTTCACCAATACACACGCCCCGGTAGAGGTACTAAGGGAAAAATACGAAACGGTGCTGAACGAGGAAGGCGTCGTGGGACTATCCATCGCAACAAGGCCCGATTGCCTGCCTGACGATGTCGTGGAATATCTGGCTGAACTCAATGAGCGAACGTATTTATGGGTAGAGCTTGGACTCCAGACAGTTCACGAAAAAACAGCCAGCCTGATCAACCGTGCTCATGATTATGAAACGTACAAAGAAGGTGTGGACAAGCTGCGGAAGCATGGTATCAGAGTATGTTCACATATCATCAACGGGCTGCCTCAGGAAACACCTGAAATGATGATGGAGACTGCACAAGAAGTCGCGAAACTCGACGTGCAGGGAATCAAAATCCATCTTCTCCACCTTTTGAAAGGAACTCCGATGGTCAAGCAGTATGAAAAAGGGCTGCTCCAATTTCTTAACTTTGAGGACTATGTAAAATTGGTCTGTGACCAGCTTGAAATCCTCCCTCCAGAAATGATCATCCACCGAATTACCGGAGATGGGCCGATCGAGCTGATGGTGGGACCGATGTGGAGCGTCAATAAATGGGAAGTACTGAATGCGATTGACAGAGAACTGAAGCGCCGCGACAGCTGGCAAGGAAAGTTTTATACTGGGAACAAAGTGGTGATTAAAAATGAAGCTTGA
- a CDS encoding YtzC family protein, with protein sequence MATRQSVDQLLQQCEDAINLAQEQYKQAATQEHYTDGDFTNALQALEDAYNDLAKLAFSANAQQRDQLHRMRLQLQNVQNNMILLDH encoded by the coding sequence TTGGCAACACGTCAATCGGTTGACCAGTTACTTCAGCAATGTGAGGATGCAATCAACCTTGCACAGGAACAATACAAGCAAGCCGCGACTCAGGAGCATTATACTGATGGCGATTTTACCAATGCACTGCAGGCACTTGAGGATGCCTACAATGATTTGGCAAAGCTCGCCTTCAGTGCGAATGCTCAGCAGCGCGACCAGCTTCACAGGATGAGACTACAGCTTCAAAATGTCCAGAACAACATGATTTTGCTTGATCACTAA
- a CDS encoding gamma carbonic anhydrase family protein, translating to MIYPCNGKTPKIADSAFIADYVTITGDVEIGEESSVWFNTSIRGDVAPTVIGDKVNIQDNSVLHQSPNNPLILEDEVTVGHQVILHSCIIRKKALIGMGSIILDQAEIGEGAFIGAGSLVPQGKKIPPNTLAFGRPAKVIRELNEEDIRDMERISREYAEKGQYYKSLQNKGE from the coding sequence ATGATTTATCCTTGCAATGGCAAAACACCTAAAATAGCAGATTCCGCTTTTATCGCGGATTATGTAACGATTACCGGAGATGTCGAAATTGGCGAGGAATCGAGCGTCTGGTTCAATACCTCGATCCGCGGCGATGTTGCACCGACGGTCATTGGCGATAAAGTGAATATCCAGGATAATTCAGTCCTGCACCAGAGTCCAAACAATCCCTTGATCCTCGAAGACGAAGTGACGGTTGGACATCAGGTCATCCTCCACAGCTGCATCATCAGGAAAAAAGCGTTGATTGGCATGGGGTCGATCATCCTTGACCAGGCTGAAATCGGCGAAGGTGCTTTTATCGGGGCCGGCAGCCTTGTTCCCCAGGGCAAGAAAATCCCGCCCAACACGCTTGCTTTTGGACGTCCGGCAAAGGTCATCCGTGAATTGAATGAAGAGGACATCCGTGACATGGAACGGATTTCAAGAGAATATGCTGAAAAAGGACAATACTATAAGAGTTTGCAGAACAAAGGTGAATGA
- a CDS encoding C39 family peptidase has product MDVEKLYLPLAAIIPLIILFYLLIRKQNSMMKSILMFLFVFTSILGAFLMENLQASHVAKAVQSVKSLLEEPEPAAEKATVVIEDYEPEIIPIKKQVLLDAPAIWQMPELPRGCEVTSLAMLLQYHGVQADKLSLAKEVKKNPAQYRLSDGKIYFGDPNEGFVGNMYTYTEPGLGVYHKPIADLAEQYLPGKIKDLTGAEFLELKIHLSDDRPVWVITNTEYKKLDDSFFQTWYTPEGPVKVTTKEHSVLVTGYDENFVYFNDPLTGEKNKKAPMKDFVEAWVQMGRQAITYLP; this is encoded by the coding sequence ATGGATGTGGAAAAACTATATTTACCGCTTGCGGCAATCATACCGCTGATAATCTTGTTTTATCTGTTAATCCGAAAACAAAATAGCATGATGAAATCCATCCTGATGTTCCTGTTTGTTTTTACATCGATCCTCGGGGCTTTCCTAATGGAAAATCTTCAAGCTTCCCATGTTGCCAAGGCTGTACAGTCGGTGAAAAGCTTGCTTGAAGAGCCTGAACCCGCTGCCGAAAAGGCAACTGTGGTCATAGAAGATTACGAACCCGAGATCATACCTATCAAGAAACAGGTACTCCTCGATGCTCCAGCCATCTGGCAAATGCCTGAGCTGCCGAGAGGATGCGAGGTCACTAGCCTGGCCATGCTCCTCCAGTATCACGGAGTCCAGGCGGACAAGCTGTCACTTGCAAAAGAAGTGAAGAAAAACCCTGCTCAATATCGTCTCAGTGATGGCAAAATCTATTTTGGCGATCCGAATGAAGGTTTTGTCGGCAATATGTACACCTACACTGAACCAGGGCTTGGAGTCTACCACAAGCCGATTGCTGATCTGGCAGAGCAGTATCTTCCTGGCAAAATAAAAGATTTGACGGGCGCAGAATTTCTGGAGCTGAAAATCCACCTGTCAGATGACAGGCCCGTTTGGGTGATCACGAACACTGAATATAAAAAGCTGGACGATAGCTTTTTCCAGACATGGTATACGCCTGAAGGTCCCGTGAAAGTAACCACAAAGGAACATTCTGTCCTGGTTACCGGCTATGATGAAAATTTCGTTTACTTCAATGACCCGCTGACAGGCGAAAAAAATAAAAAAGCACCCATGAAAGACTTCGTGGAAGCCTGGGTGCAAATGGGAAGGCAGGCCATTACCTACCTTCCCTGA
- the pckA gene encoding phosphoenolpyruvate carboxykinase (ATP): protein MNVVGISNELSALLSGSNMQIQLSVPQLVEKVLNRNEGLLTSTGAVRATTGKYTGRSPKDKFIVEEKSVQDKIDWGSVNQPISEESFTKLYNKVLNFLKEKEEVFVFKGFAGADIKHRLPIQVINEYAWHNLFAHQLFIRPTEEELAGHESEFTVISAPTFKADPKVDGTNSETFIIVSFEQRVVLIGGTEYAGEMKKSIFSVMNYLLPESGILSMHCSANVGREGDVALFFGLSGTGKTTLSADNNRRLIGDDEHGWSANGVFNIEGGCYAKCINLSKEKEPQIYDAIRFGSVLENVVVDEETRVADYDDGSLTENTRAAYPIQAIENIVDPSIAGHPNAIVFLTADAFGVLPPIAKLTKEQAMYHFLSGYTSKLAGTERGITSPQATFSTCFGSPFLPLAATRYAEMLGEKIDEHNAKVFLVNTGWTGGEYGTGSRMKLAYTRAMVQAALEGELNNVETVKDEIFGLDIPAHVPGVPDDVLQPVKTWSDKEAYYAKANELAGKFRENFKKFTNVPSVIEEKGGPTAK, encoded by the coding sequence ATGAATGTTGTAGGAATATCAAACGAACTTTCAGCATTATTAAGTGGCAGCAATATGCAGATCCAGTTATCCGTTCCCCAGCTTGTTGAAAAAGTCCTGAACCGAAATGAAGGGCTCCTGACATCAACTGGCGCTGTTAGAGCAACAACTGGTAAGTATACTGGCCGTTCACCTAAAGATAAATTCATTGTTGAAGAAAAGTCCGTACAGGACAAGATCGACTGGGGCTCCGTAAACCAGCCGATTTCAGAAGAATCTTTTACAAAGCTATATAATAAGGTATTGAATTTCCTTAAAGAAAAAGAAGAAGTATTCGTATTCAAAGGATTTGCTGGTGCTGACATTAAACACCGCCTTCCAATCCAGGTCATCAATGAATACGCCTGGCATAACCTTTTCGCACATCAATTATTCATCCGTCCAACAGAGGAAGAGCTTGCTGGCCATGAATCTGAATTCACAGTCATCTCTGCCCCGACTTTCAAAGCGGATCCAAAAGTTGATGGAACAAATTCCGAAACATTCATCATCGTCTCCTTCGAACAGCGCGTCGTCTTGATCGGAGGAACGGAGTATGCGGGCGAAATGAAGAAGTCCATTTTCTCCGTGATGAACTATTTGTTGCCTGAAAGCGGCATCCTATCCATGCACTGCTCGGCAAACGTGGGACGCGAAGGCGATGTAGCCTTGTTCTTCGGTTTATCCGGAACAGGAAAAACAACTCTTTCAGCTGATAACAATCGCCGTTTGATTGGTGATGATGAGCATGGCTGGTCAGCAAATGGTGTGTTCAACATCGAAGGCGGCTGCTACGCAAAGTGCATCAACTTGTCGAAGGAAAAAGAACCACAGATTTATGACGCGATCCGTTTTGGCTCAGTGCTTGAAAATGTCGTCGTCGATGAAGAAACACGTGTGGCGGATTATGATGATGGCAGCCTGACTGAAAATACTCGTGCAGCTTATCCGATCCAGGCGATCGAAAATATCGTGGACCCAAGCATTGCCGGTCATCCAAACGCGATCGTCTTCCTTACTGCTGATGCATTCGGAGTATTGCCTCCAATCGCCAAGCTAACGAAGGAACAAGCCATGTACCACTTCTTGAGCGGATATACATCAAAGCTTGCTGGAACTGAGCGCGGCATCACTTCTCCGCAGGCAACGTTCTCAACTTGCTTCGGCTCACCTTTCCTTCCGCTTGCAGCAACAAGATACGCGGAAATGCTTGGTGAAAAGATTGATGAGCACAATGCGAAGGTATTCCTCGTGAACACAGGATGGACAGGCGGAGAATACGGCACAGGGAGCCGCATGAAGCTGGCTTACACTCGCGCAATGGTCCAGGCAGCACTTGAAGGCGAACTGAACAATGTCGAAACCGTCAAAGACGAAATCTTCGGCCTGGATATCCCGGCACATGTACCAGGTGTACCTGACGATGTCCTACAGCCAGTCAAGACATGGAGCGACAAGGAAGCATACTACGCAAAAGCAAATGAACTCGCAGGCAAATTCCGCGAAAACTTCAAGAAGTTCACAAACGTACCATCCGTGATCGAAGAAAAAGGCGGACCGACAGCGAAATAG
- a CDS encoding class I SAM-dependent methyltransferase encodes MKLERILPFARNLLELAVKPGDIAVDATVGNGHDTLFLANLVGPSGRIYGFDIQDEALMSCKTKLRDHGLQDQVTLFHSGHENITECIPPLHFGKITGAVFNLGYLPGGNKDIVTVPETTIQAIDQLLGIMAPEGIIVIVIYHGHPEGKVERDYLLRYVKSLDQNIAHVLEYKFLNQKNNPPFIIAIEKR; translated from the coding sequence ATGAAGCTTGAACGAATTCTTCCTTTCGCCAGGAACCTTCTTGAACTGGCCGTTAAGCCCGGGGATATTGCGGTAGATGCGACAGTAGGAAACGGACATGACACACTATTTTTAGCCAACCTGGTCGGCCCGTCCGGCAGGATTTACGGATTCGATATCCAGGATGAAGCATTAATGTCATGTAAAACGAAGCTTCGGGACCATGGTTTGCAGGATCAGGTGACACTGTTCCATTCCGGACATGAAAACATCACAGAATGCATTCCTCCGCTGCATTTTGGAAAAATAACCGGTGCTGTTTTCAACCTCGGCTACCTGCCCGGCGGCAATAAAGACATCGTCACTGTCCCCGAGACAACCATCCAGGCCATAGACCAGTTGCTGGGAATCATGGCCCCAGAAGGCATCATCGTGATCGTGATTTATCATGGGCACCCAGAAGGCAAAGTGGAAAGAGACTATTTATTGCGGTATGTAAAATCACTCGATCAGAATATCGCACATGTATTAGAGTATAAATTCCTGAACCAAAAAAACAATCCGCCGTTTATTATTGCGATTGAGAAGAGGTAG
- a CDS encoding glycogen biosynthesis protein GlgD has translation MKKRSKQNNPEQKTRNGVNNQDLELGMDHDPVKEAKKKYEKSGGQPVKSKFHPEPEQSS, from the coding sequence TTGAAAAAGCGCTCAAAGCAGAACAATCCTGAACAAAAAACAAGGAACGGCGTCAATAATCAGGATCTCGAGCTTGGTATGGATCATGATCCGGTAAAAGAAGCCAAGAAGAAATATGAAAAGAGCGGCGGACAGCCTGTAAAATCAAAATTCCATCCTGAACCAGAGCAATCTTCATAA
- a CDS encoding DUF2584 domain-containing protein — translation MGMPLELNTMIVTKGREKRLQDNFFSLKKEGYRLYPIDIPLEVKKTIEGDLTGTGVISKVEWTENETTITYQLVSLNSTN, via the coding sequence ATGGGGATGCCATTAGAGTTGAATACAATGATCGTAACAAAGGGCCGAGAAAAGAGGCTCCAAGACAATTTCTTCTCTTTGAAAAAGGAAGGCTACAGGCTTTATCCAATTGACATTCCACTAGAAGTCAAGAAAACAATCGAAGGCGACCTGACCGGAACAGGCGTCATTTCCAAAGTCGAGTGGACAGAAAATGAAACAACCATTACTTATCAATTAGTATCCTTAAATTCTACGAACTAA